A stretch of the Panicum virgatum strain AP13 chromosome 9N, P.virgatum_v5, whole genome shotgun sequence genome encodes the following:
- the LOC120687433 gene encoding RPM1-interacting protein 4-like isoform X2, producing MHQGVPKFGSWEDENDHLYTQYFENARKGKSPGKGDPETPSKDPPSAKASPLRTGSDPVVRKPKDERRADREDDLRRHEATAGKPYAESPNHKHSDHTNYNSAARKTGMERSPLHPHHQARVVNKGGVSSPSWERRGSSEGNRGNAPTTPGRSRMRPSGRGDETPERGSAVPKFGEWDEKDPSTGEGFTDIFNKVREEKQSGDAPVITNDAGYNRSNQGHRYESSGCSCFSWFRN from the exons CATCAAGGAGTTCCTAAATTTGGAAGCTGGGAGGATGAGAATGATCACCTTTACACACAGTATTTTGAAAATGCTCGTAAGGGTAAATCTCCAGGTAAGGGAGATCCAGAAACGCCCTCAAAGGATCCACCATCAGCTAAAGCTTCTCCcctgaggactgggtcagatcCAGTGGTGCGAAAGCCCAAGGATGAAAGACGTGCAGACAGAGAAGATGATCTTCGTCGGCATGAGGCCACTGCTGGAAAACCATATGCTGAGTCACCTAATCATAAACACAGTGATCATACGAACTACAATAGTGCAGCAAGAAAAACTGGCATGGAACGATCACCTCTGCATCCTCACCACCAAGCAAGAGTTGTAAACAAAGGAGGGGTTTCATCTCCTTCATGGGAACGGAGGGGTTCATCAGAAGGAAACCGTGGGAATGCACCCACCACACCTGGAAGGTCCAGGATGAGACCAAGCGGGCGTGGAGATGAAACG CCTGAGAGAGGATCAGCTGTGCCCAAGTTTGGAGAGTGGGATGAGAAAGATCCATCTACGGGTGAAGGTTTCACCGACATATTTAACAAGGTGAGGGAGGAGAAACAGTCTGGCGATGCTCCTGTTATCACCAATGATGCAGGTTATAACCGCTCCAATCAAGGCCACAGATATGAATCCTCG
- the LOC120687433 gene encoding RPM1-interacting protein 4-like isoform X1, with translation MAHQGVPKFGSWEDENDHLYTQYFENARKGKSPGKGDPETPSKDPPSAKASPLRTGSDPVVRKPKDERRADREDDLRRHEATAGKPYAESPNHKHSDHTNYNSAARKTGMERSPLHPHHQARVVNKGGVSSPSWERRGSSEGNRGNAPTTPGRSRMRPSGRGDETPERGSAVPKFGEWDEKDPSTGEGFTDIFNKVREEKQSGDAPVITNDAGYNRSNQGHRYESSGCSCFSWFRN, from the exons CATCAAGGAGTTCCTAAATTTGGAAGCTGGGAGGATGAGAATGATCACCTTTACACACAGTATTTTGAAAATGCTCGTAAGGGTAAATCTCCAGGTAAGGGAGATCCAGAAACGCCCTCAAAGGATCCACCATCAGCTAAAGCTTCTCCcctgaggactgggtcagatcCAGTGGTGCGAAAGCCCAAGGATGAAAGACGTGCAGACAGAGAAGATGATCTTCGTCGGCATGAGGCCACTGCTGGAAAACCATATGCTGAGTCACCTAATCATAAACACAGTGATCATACGAACTACAATAGTGCAGCAAGAAAAACTGGCATGGAACGATCACCTCTGCATCCTCACCACCAAGCAAGAGTTGTAAACAAAGGAGGGGTTTCATCTCCTTCATGGGAACGGAGGGGTTCATCAGAAGGAAACCGTGGGAATGCACCCACCACACCTGGAAGGTCCAGGATGAGACCAAGCGGGCGTGGAGATGAAACG CCTGAGAGAGGATCAGCTGTGCCCAAGTTTGGAGAGTGGGATGAGAAAGATCCATCTACGGGTGAAGGTTTCACCGACATATTTAACAAGGTGAGGGAGGAGAAACAGTCTGGCGATGCTCCTGTTATCACCAATGATGCAGGTTATAACCGCTCCAATCAAGGCCACAGATATGAATCCTCG